TTAATTCCGCCAATTTGCTAAAGCTTGCAGCAGGTACGCCGCCTAAACCGTTCAAGCGTTCACCAATTTCATGAACATGGTCTTGAACTTCGTTGTAGCTGGCATTGAAAAATTCATGCAGTGAGTAAAACTCTGCACCTTCAACCACGAAATGATGTTTTTGGTACTGTAAATAAAGTGCCTGAAAACTAGCTAGTAGAACATTTAGTCCTTCTGTTACCGGAGCAGTTACACTCCGATCTAATAAAACTGGATTGTCGTAGACTTGACCAAAATTTTGTAACAAAGTTTGTGTATCAGTCATTGTTCTCCTCGCTTTTAAGCAGTTATGGTTGTTAACTGCTTAGTTCCTACATATTAGCACTTCAAAAAGTGTAATAAGTCTAGTGAATATCACAAAATTCTAAAATTTTTGTTTCCAAAATGCCAATCTTTAGCTTTTAGTCAAATGAATTTATACTCAATAATTAATGTTTAGTTGTAACTCTTATTGAAAGATTTTCTAAACATCACTAAGCTTAACTAAAACCTCTATGCTTATTAGTAGACAAGAGAGACATAGTTAATTAAGAATGGCAGGAAACAACAAATAAAACAGAAAAATTGTCATTTTCTAGACAACCTACTCTACGGTAAAAAAGTAGGGTTTTCAGGAAAGATTATCAAAAAGTTGGGAGGCTGGGGAAAGATGAGGGAGATGAGGGAGATGAGGGAGATGAGGTGAGTAAAAATTCTTCCCTGTCTCCCCCTACTTCCCCTACTCCCCCATCTCTTCCCAGTCCGCAGTTTTCAACTCAACGTAAAATTTGCTCAATCATCCGGTTGGCTTGTGAAGCGTAGCCACCGCCAAATAAATTGAAGTGATTGAGGATGTGGTACAGGTTATAGAGGGTTTTTCGGCGTTCGTAACCTGCATCTAAAGGAAATTCTTGATTGTAACCTTTGTAAAAAGCTGCGGGGAAACCACCAAAAAGTTCTGTCATGGCGATATCAACTTCGCGATCGCCAAAATAAGTTGCTGGATCAAATATCACTGGTTCCCCCGCTACTGTACACCCAGCATTACCTCCCCACAAATCCCCATGTACCAAGGAAGGCTGTACTTCGTGATCTGCTAAAATTTCTGGAAGTGCGGCTAGTAACTCATCTTGTTTCGGAAAACTCCCACCGCGTCGCCTGGCTAAATGAAATTGATAACCAAGGCGATGTTTGGCGTAAAATTGTATCCAATCTGCTGTCCAAGTATTGATTTGTGGCGTAGAACCAATAGTATTATTCATGTCCCAACCGTAACCCTGCTGGTTGGTGGCTTTGTGCATCATTGCCAACTTCCGCCCCATCTCTTCCCAAGATGTGCTGTTACCGCCTCCCATCTCTAGCCATTCCAAAACGATATAACCAGAATTACCAGCAACACCCCAACAAATCGGTTTTGGCACACGGATACTATTTGTTGCCAGCATTTGCTCTAACCCCAGTGCTTCCGCCTCAAACATCGCAACTTGGCTGGCTTGGTTAAGTTTGACAAAGTACGTCAGCGTCCTATCAGATACAGCATACCCTTGATTAATACACCCACCACTAACCGATCGCCTCTGCTGACTCTGGAACTTTTCGCCAATCACACGGCTAATATGAACATCTATTTCTGTCCACATAATCTTTTGGAGAGTAGGGAGTGGGGAATGTAAGGTGGTTTCATACAACAAGAGAAAAAACTAGATCGAGTACGTTAAGCTTGGATAATAGTACGGAGTTCAAAAAAAAACGAGCGCTAGTCAAGTCGCTGCGCTCCAATTAAAAATTATAATCCCCATAAATAAATTTGGGTGCTTGTATCCTTTTTTTCTTCGGTCATCAAGAAGTTGTTGAACATTGGGCAGTGCATCGCCATCTGCTTATACTCGAAAGTGTAGAATATCAGCTACGGTACTGAGTTCTAACTTTAAAATGATAAGCAGCAGTTTTGCCTGTTACAGCAAATAGGTTTTTTGCTGTAACAGGCGTATGCTTACTGCAAATCTGCTCGTCTAGAAGGTGATGCTGCCAGGGTAATGGCAAACTTACTCCCACGTTTAAAGCCTGCAATAGTTGCATTATATTGCAAGGACTGGTTCGCTGGTAAGTAAGATGGCCCCCCGCAAGCTACGTTTAAATCCGTACCATTCTCAACTTTTAAATTAGAGCAGCCATAAATGACCGTTTTATTTCCTTTATCATCGATTTGGCTGATCTCAAGACTTTTAACAACCCCAGTTACACCCGCAGGCAATTTTATAATAGCGCTTCCAACCCTTAGAGCTTGTGGTAACTTCATCGCGTTAGCAGTGAAACTACATCCATTGACATTGTTAACTATCACAGTTGGGGGTATAACATCGATTTCTTTAGGATCTTTTGGGTCTGGTATTATTTTTACATCACCTACGACGGTACAACCTGACTTAATAGGCGCACTCAGTGAATCTGCAAATGCCATTCCAGGAAAGAAAGTTGCACAAATTACAAGTAAAACAGCAATAACACCAAAAATCTTCTGGGAATATTTGAATCGACTCATGATCTTTTCTCCTTAAGTAGATGTTGAAGAACCTCTGTCTAAAGGTAGATTCAGTAATTTCCTCATCAATTACGCAAATTTATTTTAAAAATTGAATTTTTTGTAGGTAAAGTATCTGTACAGTGACTTTTATGTGTCGCTGTACCAAACTAATGTCATTGAGGGTGTAAAGCTTTTAGTCTCCAGCTTTAAGCCCAGAAGTAGTGACGGAGCTTCCAAGCTATATCAACACAAACAGCTGCAAGCCCAAAGTGCGTAAGGCTTAACTCGATGACAACTAATTTGTTTCAACCTTATCTAATTTGTCAGTGTACAGATGGTTTCAACACAACTACCCCATAAGCTTCTGGGCAGAGGTACTGGTTGGCTGCTAAAAGTAAATCGTTAGCTTCTTGGGCTTGGATGTGGGCTGGGTAGTTGAATGCTGGTTCTAAATCTCCTATTAATGTTTGGTAGAAACCATATAAGCCAGCGCGATCGCTTGGTGTTTCGTTACCAAAAATATACCTATTGGTGACACGTTTGCGGACACGGGCAATTTCTTTGTCTGTGACTAACTCTGTTTGTAGTTTGCGGATGTGTTGAGCGATCGCCACTTCTACTGCCTGTATATCTTTTACCGCACATTTGGCAGAAATATAAAAAGTGCCTTGCAGGCGGTTACTCATATTACTTACAGAAATCGAAGTTACCAGTCCTCGTTCTTCCCGCAAATCTTGGACTAACCTTGATGTTCTTCCATGACCCAAAACACCTGCGAGAACATCTAAGGCGTAAGTTTGTTCGAGATAATTTAACCCAGGTACTCGCCAAACCATCACCAGCCTTGCTTGCTGGAGACTTTCATCAACAAATTCCCGACGCACTATTTCTGTAAATCCCGTTTCGAGGGTTGGGGAGTGGGGAGTGGGGAGTGGGGAGTGGGGGATTTTGTCAAACCCTTCGGCAATAACCTCGATTAATTCTTCTTCCGGTAAATTACCTACAGCTACGGCCGTGATTGATTGCGGTTGATACCAACTAGCATGGAAATCTCGCATCTGTTTGGCGGTGAGTTGGGAGATTACCGATTCCGGCCCCAATACCGGACGACGATAGGGTAACTCGGCAAAAGCCATTTCCATCGCCCGGCGGAAGGTACGGCGGCGGGGATTATCTTCAGAACGGCGAATTTCTTCTAAAACCACTAAGCGTTCCCGCTCAAAAGCCTCATCAGGAATACTGGCATTTAAAACTACATCTATTTGTAATGGCGCTAACTTAGCAAAATCTTGAGGCGCAGTATTTATATAGTAGTGAGTATAGTCTTGGCTTGTAGCAGCATTAGTCACAGCCCCCCGTTCTTCAATATGACGTTCAAACTCACCACTGGCTAATCGCTCAGTTCCTTTAAAAATCATGTGTTCTAGAAAATGAGCCATACCGTTGATAGCATCAGATTCTACAGATGAACCAACATTCAGCCATAAACTGAGATTTACTGCTTCAACTGGCATTTGTTCCACTACGATAGTCAAGCCGTTGGAGAGTTTATATAGCTTTGGGGCATTAAGCCGGGGAAATTTCCGCAGGGTTGAGGTCATGGTTGAGTGGTGAGTGAAGTTATCCGTTACTTTATTTTATCTGCGACTGGATTGGCGATTGGGCATTTTGTCATTCGCATAGGAAAAACAACTAACTACTAACACAAGGAGCGCAGTAAAATTATGAGTAGTAATATTAATTTTTGTAAAGCTAATCTTAATGTCTAATATTGTTGCTGAAAAAGGAAAACCGCGTGTAGTTGTTGTTGGTGCGGGGATTGGGGGATTGACGGCTGGGGCATTATTAGCTCATCGTGGTTACAGCGTCTTAATCTTAGACCAAGCCCTTGTACCTGGGGGTTGTGCTTCCACATTTAAACGGCAGGGATTTACTTTTGATGTGGGTGCGACTCAGGTTGCAGGCTTGGAACCTGGGGGTATTCATCACCGCATATTTTCGGAACTGGAAATAGATTTACCAGAAGCAACGCCTTGTGACCCAGCTTGTGCAGTATTTCTACCTGGGGAAAATACACCCATTAATGTCTGGCGCGACCCGCAAAAGTGGCAAGAAGAACGCCAAAGGCAGTTTCCGGGAAGTGAAGGGTTTTGGCAATTGATGGCGACCTTATTTGATGCTAGTTGGGAGTTTCAAGGACGCGACCCAGTTTTACCGCCGCGTAATTTGTGGGATTTGTGGCAATTAACCCAAGCAGTCAGACCTAGTACCTTAATTACTGTACCCTTCACATTGCTAACGGTGGGAGATGCTTTAAGGTTATGTGGTGTGGGTAATGACCAAAGATTGAGAAAGTTTTTAGATTTGCAACTCAAGCTATATTCTCAAGTCAATGCTGAGGAAACGGCATTACTTTACGCTGCCACGGCATTGAGTGTATCGCAACAACCGCAGGGATTGTATCATCTCCAAGGTAGTATGCAGGTATTAAGCGATCGCCTAGTCGAGTCCTTAGAAACAGACGGCGGTAAACTATTGATGCGCCATACTGTTGAACAAATTAAGGTAGAAAATGGCAAAGCCTCGGCGGTGGTAATTAGAAATCAGAAAACAGGCGAAGTTTGGACAGAAGAGGCTGACCATGTAGTCGCTAACGTCACTGTACAGAACTTAGTGCAACTATTAGGAGAAAATGCCCCAACTGGTTACAAACGGCGTGTGGATAAACTACCCCAAGCATCAGGAGCGTTTGTCGTATATTTAGGTGTAGATACAAGCGCCATTCCCCCAGAATGCCCACCCCATCTACAATTTATGTATGATGCTAACGGCCCCATTGGCGAGAACAACTCTTTATTTGTCTCTGTGAGTCATGCAGGTGATGGACGTGCGCCAGAAGGAAAAGCCACAATTATTGCCTCATCCTTTGTAGACCCCGAACAGTGGTGGAGTACCGACGATTACCCAGCATTGAAGCAGAAGTATACCGAAGAAGCGATCGCCAAACTAGCCCAATACTTCTATCTCAAACCAGAAACCATAGTTTATCAAGAAGCTGCTACACCACGTAGCTTCGCCCATTACACAGCCCGCGATCGGGGTATAGTAGGCGGTATCGGTCAAAGAATCCCCACATTCGGCCCCTTCGGTTTTGCTAACCGCACACCCATTAACCATCTATGGTTAGTAGGTGACTCCACCCATCCAGGCGAAGGTACAGCCGGCGTAAGTTACTCAGCACTAACTGTAGTTAGGCAAATTGACAGTTGACAATTGACAGTTAACTGTTAGCTAATGACCAATGACCAATGACCAATGACTAATGACCAATGACTAATGACTAATGACCAATGACTAATGACCAATGACCAATGACTATTGACTATTGACCAATGACTATTGACTAATATCTAATTGTGTAAACATCTACGCTAGGCTGGATAGATGAATTACGAGACAGCTCACAAACTCCTGGTAGGCCAGACAATAGCAAGTGAGGAAAACCCAGATGCCTTGTTGATGCGGATGAAATATGGAAAACCGCCCGTACCTGGTCAAATCACCTCAATTTTATTAGCCTTAAAAGTAGTATTTGAGGCTGTGAAAGATTCCCCCAGTCTAGACAGGGAACTAGTTTATGCGCTTTATCAGTTAACGGTGAAAGCGCAACAATTATTTGTGGCAGGACGTAGAGCTGGTGTAGACTGGCCGCCACTACTGAAAGAGGACTTACTACGAATTGCTTTAGCCAGTGAAAGTATTTTTTCTGGTGTTTGGCAAACCCTACCCCCTGGAAATTTTTAGGCGTGAGGAAATCAATTCATTTTTGCCAGTCCTTAAACAATTGAATCAGGGTCTACACCCATAGCACGCAACCTTTGCGCCAGTAATTCGGCGCGTTGTTGTGCTTGCTTGGCTTGTTCTTCAGGGGTTAAAAGTCGTTCTCCTTGTTCGTTATACCAATACAACCACTCGCGGTTAATTCCTTGGTATGTTCCCCGTTCCATACCAATTCCTAAGCCAACTTCGGCTAACCAAATCGGGTTTCCTTGTAAGGGTTGATACTCGCCATTGATTAATTTGTAAGCTTCTAAACGAGGTTTGCGGCGGCGGATGGGGTGATAAATAACGTAATACAAAACACCTAAGTTAGCGTACTTTGCTTTCTTGGTTGTATATTCACCACGGTAGTTTTGCGATACAACCTCTAAAACTAATGTGGGTAATTTCTCTTCTTCCCACAGCACATAACTAGGGCGTAAATACTCATCATAAAATCGCTCAACACCCAAACTCAAAAATCCATCTGGGACTATGGCGGGTTCATCTGGGTCGTAGTAAATACCCATATCCACGCCAAAAAACCAGTCCATGCGGTCTGGCCAAGCCATTGCTAATGTAGCTTTGAGTAAACCGGGAATTAAATCTTGTAATTCATTATCCACTGGCGTATCGTCAGAGTCGGGCAGCTCCTCAGATGAGGGTAAACAAGCACGGCGGTTGTACTCAAATACCATTGCCGAATGCCTAAATTGGTATAGTAAGCCTTACTATTATATATTTTTGACACTTGCAGTATTTGGGAAAGTCTACGACACGCTCCGCGTTCGCGTAAGCGTCTCGTAGAGAACGTAGAGAAGGCGCAGAGAAGAACGCAAAAGTGTTTTATAAATAAATAAAAATTGTTGTAATGAATGTTTAATACTCGCGCGAGAGTGTTTAATACTCGTGGACGAGTCTTTAATACTTGGCGACGAGTCTTTTTGACTCGCGGATGAGTTTTTAATACTCGTGAATGAGTCTTTGATACTCGCGCGAGAATGTTTCATACTCGCGCGAGAGTCTTTGATATTCGCGGATGAGTGTTTAATACTCGCACGAGAGTCTTTGATATTCGCAGATGAGTGTTTAATACTCGCACGAGAGTCTTTGATATTCGCAGATGAGTGTTTAATACTCGTGAGTGAGTCTCAGAACTTCATTAATGAGTTTTATAGCAATTCATGTGAGAGAATCAGGATCTATGCCGAGCGATCGCAGCCGTTCCGCTAGTAACTGTATTTAGGAAGACATCTCAGCAGAAGAAATTCAACAAATTTTAAATAATTTTGAGCAGCAACATCAATAATGAAGGGTGTACAAAGATACTTAGTATCTTGGGAAAGTCTATTTCTACCTCAGCATAAAGCCAATTCTAGATATTTTTTATATTTCAATAGTTATCAATAATGGATAAACCAGGCTTTTTGTTACGGTAATACTGCTAATAACAATAAGTTATGTATGATATCTTTGCTATTTTAAAATATGCCAAGAAATATCAATATTTAAAACGTGATACGCTAAATATAGTCAGAGTTTTAGGATATTTGTTGAGTTAAAAAAATAGCTAAAAAATAGCAATAATTGCTACAACTTGAATTTTAGGAAATATCGTTTTTATTACAACATAAAATTGCAGTTCGTCGCACAATGGGGGCAGAGAAATAATTACTGTTTACTTGCTCTCGGAGACGAATAATGGTAGCGATGTCTACGACCGGCAACGCCAACGCAGAAAGTGTTCAGCATCGGCTGACTGTAGAAACTGTAGAAATTGCCCCTAATACTACGGCGATTCGCTGTCTAGACTGGGATCGCGATCGCTTCGATATCGAGTTCGGACTGCAAAACGGTACGACTTATAATTCATATCTAATTAGGGGTGAACAAACAGTTTTAATCGATACTTCTCACCAGAAGTTTCGTCAACTGTATTTAGATACACTAAAAAGTTTAATTAACCCCAAGGCTATTGATTACATTATTGTCAGTCATACAGAACCAGACCATAGTGGTTTAGTCGAAGATGTGCTGCAATTAGCACCAAGAGCAACAGTTTTGGCTTCTAAAATTGCTTTACAATTTTTAGAAGGTTTAGTACATGATCCTTTTTCTAAGAGAATTGTTAAAAGTGGCGATCGCATAGATATTGGTAAAGGTCACGAAATTGAATTTGTCAGTGCGCCTAACCTCCACTGGCCTGATACCATCTTCAGTTACGATCGCAAAACCGAAGTTATCTATACTTGTGATGCTTTTGGGATGCACTTCTGCGACAATCGCACCTTTGATGAAGATTTAGAAGCGATTGAAGCTGACTTTAGATTTTACTACGATTGTTTGATGGGGCCTAATGCGCGATCACTGCTGAACGCAATGAAGCGCATGGGAGACTTGGGCAAAATTAAGATTATCGCCAACGGTCACGGGCCTCTGTTGTACCATCATTTAGATGTGTTAACCGAGTGTTACCAAAGCTGGAGCCAAAGACAAGCCAAAGCAGAAACCACCGTCGGTTTATTCTACGTCGGTGATTATGGCTATAGCAATCTGCTGGTGCAAGCCATTGGCGAAGGTATTCAAAAAACTGGTGTTGCGGTAGAAATGATCGACCTCAGCACCGCAGAAATCCAAGAAATTCAAGAATTAGCAGGTAGAGCAGCTGGTTTAATTATTGGTATGCCTCCCACAACTTCAGTAGCAGCACAAGCTAGTATTAGTTCTCTGCTATCTGTAGTCAAAGATAAGCAAGTAGTCGGCTTGTTCGAGTGCTTTGGCGGAGACGACGAACCCATTGATACTATCCGCCGCAAATTTATCGACTTGGGCGTAAAAGAAGCCTTCCCCGCAATTCGCATTAAAGAAGTTCCCGGCTCATCCGCCTACCAATTGTGTACAGAAGCGGGTACAGACTTAGGACAATTGCTGACAAGAGAACGCAACATCAAGCAAATTAAGTCCCTCGATGTCAACATGGAAAAGGCATTGGGACGCATTAGCAACGGCTTGTATATTGTTACTACTAAAAAAGATGATGTCAGCAGCGCCATGTTAGCGTCCTGGGTAGCACAAGCCAGCTTGCAACCATTGGGCTTTACTATTGCTGTAGCTAAAGACCGGGCTATTGATACTTTAATGCAGGTAGGCGATCGCTTCGTCCTCAACGTCTTAGAAGAAGGCAATTACCAAGAACTGAAAAAACAATTCCTCAAGCGTCTGCATCCCGGCGCTGACCGCTTTGCAGGAGTGAGAACCCAAACCGC
Above is a genomic segment from Nostoc sp. MS1 containing:
- a CDS encoding fructosamine kinase family protein; translated protein: MWTEIDVHISRVIGEKFQSQQRRSVSGGCINQGYAVSDRTLTYFVKLNQASQVAMFEAEALGLEQMLATNSIRVPKPICWGVAGNSGYIVLEWLEMGGGNSTSWEEMGRKLAMMHKATNQQGYGWDMNNTIGSTPQINTWTADWIQFYAKHRLGYQFHLARRRGGSFPKQDELLAALPEILADHEVQPSLVHGDLWGGNAGCTVAGEPVIFDPATYFGDREVDIAMTELFGGFPAAFYKGYNQEFPLDAGYERRKTLYNLYHILNHFNLFGGGYASQANRMIEQILR
- a CDS encoding M16 family metallopeptidase, producing the protein MTSTLRKFPRLNAPKLYKLSNGLTIVVEQMPVEAVNLSLWLNVGSSVESDAINGMAHFLEHMIFKGTERLASGEFERHIEERGAVTNAATSQDYTHYYINTAPQDFAKLAPLQIDVVLNASIPDEAFERERLVVLEEIRRSEDNPRRRTFRRAMEMAFAELPYRRPVLGPESVISQLTAKQMRDFHASWYQPQSITAVAVGNLPEEELIEVIAEGFDKIPHSPLPTPHSPTLETGFTEIVRREFVDESLQQARLVMVWRVPGLNYLEQTYALDVLAGVLGHGRTSRLVQDLREERGLVTSISVSNMSNRLQGTFYISAKCAVKDIQAVEVAIAQHIRKLQTELVTDKEIARVRKRVTNRYIFGNETPSDRAGLYGFYQTLIGDLEPAFNYPAHIQAQEANDLLLAANQYLCPEAYGVVVLKPSVH
- a CDS encoding Uma2 family endonuclease; translated protein: MVFEYNRRACLPSSEELPDSDDTPVDNELQDLIPGLLKATLAMAWPDRMDWFFGVDMGIYYDPDEPAIVPDGFLSLGVERFYDEYLRPSYVLWEEEKLPTLVLEVVSQNYRGEYTTKKAKYANLGVLYYVIYHPIRRRKPRLEAYKLINGEYQPLQGNPIWLAEVGLGIGMERGTYQGINREWLYWYNEQGERLLTPEEQAKQAQQRAELLAQRLRAMGVDPDSIV
- a CDS encoding Dps family protein; translated protein: MTDTQTLLQNFGQVYDNPVLLDRSVTAPVTEGLNVLLASFQALYLQYQKHHFVVEGAEFYSLHEFFNASYNEVQDHVHEIGERLNGLGGVPAASFSKLAELTCFEQESDGVYSSRKMVENDLAAEQAIINVIRRQAAQAESLGDRGTRYLYEKILLKTEERAYHLAHFLAKDSLTLGFVQPAQN
- a CDS encoding Dethiobiotin synthetase — encoded protein: MNYETAHKLLVGQTIASEENPDALLMRMKYGKPPVPGQITSILLALKVVFEAVKDSPSLDRELVYALYQLTVKAQQLFVAGRRAGVDWPPLLKEDLLRIALASESIFSGVWQTLPPGNF
- a CDS encoding diflavin flavoprotein, yielding MVAMSTTGNANAESVQHRLTVETVEIAPNTTAIRCLDWDRDRFDIEFGLQNGTTYNSYLIRGEQTVLIDTSHQKFRQLYLDTLKSLINPKAIDYIIVSHTEPDHSGLVEDVLQLAPRATVLASKIALQFLEGLVHDPFSKRIVKSGDRIDIGKGHEIEFVSAPNLHWPDTIFSYDRKTEVIYTCDAFGMHFCDNRTFDEDLEAIEADFRFYYDCLMGPNARSLLNAMKRMGDLGKIKIIANGHGPLLYHHLDVLTECYQSWSQRQAKAETTVGLFYVGDYGYSNLLVQAIGEGIQKTGVAVEMIDLSTAEIQEIQELAGRAAGLIIGMPPTTSVAAQASISSLLSVVKDKQVVGLFECFGGDDEPIDTIRRKFIDLGVKEAFPAIRIKEVPGSSAYQLCTEAGTDLGQLLTRERNIKQIKSLDVNMEKALGRISNGLYIVTTKKDDVSSAMLASWVAQASLQPLGFTIAVAKDRAIDTLMQVGDRFVLNVLEEGNYQELKKQFLKRLHPGADRFAGVRTQTAKNGSPILTDALAYMECEIQSSMECSDHYILYCTVEDGRVSKPDGLTAVRHRKVGNYY
- the crtD gene encoding C-3',4' desaturase CrtD, with the translated sequence MSNIVAEKGKPRVVVVGAGIGGLTAGALLAHRGYSVLILDQALVPGGCASTFKRQGFTFDVGATQVAGLEPGGIHHRIFSELEIDLPEATPCDPACAVFLPGENTPINVWRDPQKWQEERQRQFPGSEGFWQLMATLFDASWEFQGRDPVLPPRNLWDLWQLTQAVRPSTLITVPFTLLTVGDALRLCGVGNDQRLRKFLDLQLKLYSQVNAEETALLYAATALSVSQQPQGLYHLQGSMQVLSDRLVESLETDGGKLLMRHTVEQIKVENGKASAVVIRNQKTGEVWTEEADHVVANVTVQNLVQLLGENAPTGYKRRVDKLPQASGAFVVYLGVDTSAIPPECPPHLQFMYDANGPIGENNSLFVSVSHAGDGRAPEGKATIIASSFVDPEQWWSTDDYPALKQKYTEEAIAKLAQYFYLKPETIVYQEAATPRSFAHYTARDRGIVGGIGQRIPTFGPFGFANRTPINHLWLVGDSTHPGEGTAGVSYSALTVVRQIDS